The Microbacterium sp. zg-Y1090 sequence CCATTCAACCCGACGGCAGGGCAGCGTGTTCCGTCTGCGCACAATGAGAGGGTGACGATTCCCGAGGATGCCGCCGGAGCGGTGCGCGAACGCTACGCCCGCTTCGCCCGCGACGAGGCGCCCGGCCGCTCCGAGCTCTACCGCGCCTGGGCGCAGGGCGTGGCCACGGACGGATCCGTGCAGCAGCTGCTCGCGCGCATCCCTCCCGAGCGGCGCCAGCCGCCCCTCGTCTTCGCCGTCACCCGGCTGCTCGGCGCGCCCGAGACCGATTACCCCTCGTGGGCGTCGTGGCTGGCCCAGCACGCCGATGCCGTCGTGACCGAATGCGGTCGGCGCAGCGTGCAGACCAATGAGCCGCTGCGCTGTGCGGCGCTTCTGCCGGCCCTCGCGCTCGTGCCCGGCCCGATCGCGCTGCTCGAGGTCGGCGCCAGCGCCGGACTGTGCCTCTACCCCGACCGCTACTCGTACCGGTACCGCCGCCCCGACGGCGAGGTCATCGCGCTCGATCCGCCCGACGGTCCGTCTGCGGTCACCCTCGAGAGCGACCTGCGGGGCGAGGCCGTGCCGCCGCTGCGTCTGCCCGAGGTGGTGTGGCGGGCGGGTATCGACCTCGCGCCACTGGACCCCGCCCTGCCCGACACCGAGGCGTGGCTCACCGGTCTGGTGTGGCCGGGGGAGACCGGGCGGGCCGAGCGCGTGCGCCAGGCCCTGCGCATCGCGGCATCCGACCCGCCCCTGCTCGTCGCCGGCGACGGGGCCGCGCTCATCGCCGAGGTGGCGCGGCAGGCGCCGGCGGATGCCACGCTCGTCGTCACCACGCCCGGCGTGCTCGCCTTCGTGCCGTGGGCCGGGCGGCGGGCGATGATCGACGCCGCGCGTGCCGCCGGCCGCTGGATCACCCTCGACGCCCCGACCCTGCACGACGGGTGGACGCAGCCGGTCGACCCGCAGACCTGGCCAGGCGGCTTCGCCCTCGCCCTCGACGGCGAGGTGCTCGCCGCCGTCGATCCGCTCGGCTCGTACGTGGAGTGGCGCGCAGAGGATGCCGCCCGGCCGCGTTAGCGTGGAAGGGTGCCGCTGACCCCCCGCGATCGCGCGATCCTCGACTTCGAATCGGGCTGGTCGCGTCACGGTCCGCGCAAGGAAGAGGCGATCCACGCCCACCTGGGATTGTCGCCGGCGCGGTACTACCAGCTGCTGGGCCGGCTGATCGACACCCCCGAAGCGCTGGAGTACGACCCGATGATGGTGTCGCGGCTGCGGCGCATCCGGGACGCGCGGGAGCAGGCCCGCCGAGCCCGCGTCGCGATGAGCCCGCGCGTGGCCAGGTAGCATTTCACAGTGCCGAGAACGACCTACCCGAAGGATCGCTTCGATCAGCTGCCCCCTGGCAGCGGTCGTGTGGGCGCGCACCGCGCGGAGAATCCGCGCATGCGAGGCTGGGTCGTGCTGCTGTGGGCCGCCGTCGCAACAGTCGTGCTGGTCGCCGTCGGCATCTTCGGCACGCTGGTGCTCACGGGCCGCGTGAGCCTCGATCCCGAGGTCGCGCCGACGGCCGTCCCGGCGCCCGTGGTGACCCCGGAGCTCGACACCGAGTACAACGTGCTCGTGCTCAACGCCACGCCCGAAGCCGGACTGGCCACGCGCGCCCGCGACCAGATCGTCGCTGCCGGCTGGTCGCCGGATCTCGTGCTGGCCGGCGATGCCGGGTCGCGGGACTTCGCCACCACCACGGTGTACTACCCCTTCGCCACCGATGAGGCCGCGGCCCTCGCCCTCGCCGAGGTCATCGGCGGCGCCGAGGTCGTGCAGAGCGACGTGTATCAGCCGGTCGACGACCCTGAATCGCGGCAGCTGGCGGTCGTGCTCGGCGTGGACCGCATCGGGTCCGGCATGGACACGCCTGCTCCCTGAGCCGCACCGAGCGCCACCTCCGGCGTGCTGTGTTTCGCCGATGTGAAGACTTCGGGGCGCCCGCGTCAACAGTGCCCGCTGCGGCCGTGACGCGAGGCGGCCGCTGGCTACGCTGGCGTCGTCACATCCAGCAACAGGAGATTCACATGGCCCAGGGCACCGTCAAATGGTTCAACGCTGAGAAGGGCTTCGGGTTCATCACCGTCGCCGACGGCCAGGACGTCTTCGTTCACTACTCGAGCATCGAGATGAGCGGCTTCCGCGTGCTCGAAGAGGGCCAGCAGGTCGAGTTCACCCTCGGCACCGGCGCGAAGGGCCCGCAGGCGGAGGCTGTTCGGCCGCTCTGAGGCGTCCGCGGATGCCGGCGCCTCGCGTGGCCGCGGCATCCGACCCTCTCGACGTGTGTCGACGTGTGTCCCGACGCGCCCGGCGTGGCTTGCACTCCCCAGGGGCGAGTGCCAGAATGGCTTAGCACTCACTCCTGTTGAGTGCTAAAGACATTCCGACGTCCGGGAGGGACGAACACACACATGGCAAAGATCATCGCTTTCGACGAAGAGGCCCGTCGTGGTCTCGAGCGCGGCCTGAACATCCTCGCCGACGCCGTCAAGGTGACGCTCGGCCCGCGCGGTCGCAACGTCGTGCTCGAAAAGAAGTGGGGCGCCCCCACGATCACGAACGACGGCGTCTCGATCGCCAAGGAGATCGAGCTCGACGACCCGTTCGAGAAGATCGGTGCGGAGCTGGTGAAGGAGGTCGCCAAGAAGACCGACGACGTCGCCGGTGACGGCACCACCACCGCCACTGTCCTCGCCCAGGCGCTCGTCCGCGAGGGCCTGCGCAACGTCGCAGCCGGCGCCGACCCGATCTCGCTCAAGCGCGGCATCGAGAAGGCCGTCGAGGCCATCACCGCCGAGCTGCTGTCGTCGGCCAAGGAGGTCGAGTCGAAGGAGCAGATCGCTGCCACCGCGTCGATCTCGGCCGCTGACGCCTCCATCGGCGAGCTCATCGCCGAGGCGATCGACAAGGTCGGCAAGGAGGGTGTGGTCACCGTCGAGGAGTCCAACACCTTCGGCACCGAGCTCGAGCTCACCGAGGGCATGCGCTTCGACAAGGGCTACATCAACCCCTACTTCGTCACGGACCCGGAGCGCCAGGAGGCTGTCTTCGAGGACCCGTACATCCTCATCGCGAACCAGAAGATCTCGAACATCAAGGACCTTCTGCCCATCGTCGACAAGGTGATCCAGGAGGGCAAGGAGCTCCTCATCATCGCCGAGGACGTCGAGGGCGAGGCTCTCGCGACGCTGGTGCTCAACAAGATCCGCGGCATCTTCAAGTCGGTCGCCGTCAAGGCCCCCGGCTTCGGCGACCGTCGCAAGGCGCAGCTGCAGGACATCGCGATCCTCACCGGCGGCCAGGTCATCACCGAAGAGGTCGGCCTCAAGCTCGAGAACGCCACGGTCGACCTGCTCGGCCGCGCGCGCAAGGTCATCATCACCAAGGACGAGACGACCATCGTCGAAGGTGCGGGCGACTCGGCTCAGATCGAGGGTCGCGTGACCCAGATCCGCCGCGAGATCGAGAACACCGACAGCGACTACGACCGCGAGAAGCTCCAGGAGCGTCTCGCCAAGCTCGCCGGCGGCGTGGCCGTCATCAAGGCGGGTGCGGCCACCGAGGTCGAGCTGAAGGAGCGCAAGCACCGCATCGAGGACGCCGTTCGCAACGCGAAGGCCGCCGTCGAAGAGGGTGTCGTCGCCGGTGGCGGCGTCGCGCTCATCCAGGCCGGCAAGAAGGCGCTCGACGCCCTCGAGCTGACCGGTGACGAGGCGACCGGTGCGAACATCGTTCGCGTCGCGATCCAGGCGCCGCTGAAGCAGATCGCCCTCAACGCGGGCATGGAGCCCGGCGTCGTCGCCAACAAGGTCGCCGAGCTGCCGCTCGGCCACGGCCTCAACGCCGCGACCGGCGAGTACGGTGACCTGTTCGCACAGGGCATCATCGACCCGGCCAAGGTGACGCGCTCGGCTCTGCAGAACGCGGCATCCATCGCCGGTCTGTTCCTCACGACCGAGGCCGTCGTCGCCGACAAGCCCGAGAAGGCCGCGGCTCCGGCCGGCGACCCGACGGGTGGCATGGACTTCTGATCTGATCAGAACCCGATGAACGAAGGGCCCCTCCCCACGGAGGGGCCCTTCGCCGTTCCGGCGGGGGTCACCGGAACAGTCCGGCCGTCGTCGCCTCGGTCTGCGCGTACTGCTGCCCGGCGGTGCCGAGTGCCGCGCTGATGTCGGCGAGCGAGGCCTCCACCTCCCGCTGTGTCGCCCGCCACCGGTCGATGACCGACTGGAAGCCGAGCGCCGCGGTGCCGGTCCACGAGGACTGCAGCGCGGTGAGCTGCGCGAGCATGGCGGAGGTCTCGCCGGCCAAGCGGTCGGCGGTGCCGCGGACGGCGGCGGTGGCGGACAGGACGGCGTCGCTGTCGACGGAGAAGACGGCCATGGTGTGCTCCCTTCGAGCGTTTCCGCCACGGTAGGGCGCGGCGGCAGGGCCGTGGATGCCGCATCAGCCCGATCGGGGAGGGATCGGCCCTCTTCGTGCCTGGGGAGAAGTCGCAGCGACCCGGGGGTCAGCCGTCGGACGTGCTCAGGGCCGGTGACGTCGCCTCGGACGGAGCCGTGTCTGAGGGGCC is a genomic window containing:
- a CDS encoding LytR C-terminal domain-containing protein — translated: MPRTTYPKDRFDQLPPGSGRVGAHRAENPRMRGWVVLLWAAVATVVLVAVGIFGTLVLTGRVSLDPEVAPTAVPAPVVTPELDTEYNVLVLNATPEAGLATRARDQIVAAGWSPDLVLAGDAGSRDFATTTVYYPFATDEAAALALAEVIGGAEVVQSDVYQPVDDPESRQLAVVLGVDRIGSGMDTPAP
- the groL gene encoding chaperonin GroEL (60 kDa chaperone family; promotes refolding of misfolded polypeptides especially under stressful conditions; forms two stacked rings of heptamers to form a barrel-shaped 14mer; ends can be capped by GroES; misfolded proteins enter the barrel where they are refolded when GroES binds), producing the protein MAKIIAFDEEARRGLERGLNILADAVKVTLGPRGRNVVLEKKWGAPTITNDGVSIAKEIELDDPFEKIGAELVKEVAKKTDDVAGDGTTTATVLAQALVREGLRNVAAGADPISLKRGIEKAVEAITAELLSSAKEVESKEQIAATASISAADASIGELIAEAIDKVGKEGVVTVEESNTFGTELELTEGMRFDKGYINPYFVTDPERQEAVFEDPYILIANQKISNIKDLLPIVDKVIQEGKELLIIAEDVEGEALATLVLNKIRGIFKSVAVKAPGFGDRRKAQLQDIAILTGGQVITEEVGLKLENATVDLLGRARKVIITKDETTIVEGAGDSAQIEGRVTQIRREIENTDSDYDREKLQERLAKLAGGVAVIKAGAATEVELKERKHRIEDAVRNAKAAVEEGVVAGGGVALIQAGKKALDALELTGDEATGANIVRVAIQAPLKQIALNAGMEPGVVANKVAELPLGHGLNAATGEYGDLFAQGIIDPAKVTRSALQNAASIAGLFLTTEAVVADKPEKAAAPAGDPTGGMDF
- a CDS encoding DUF3263 domain-containing protein translates to MPLTPRDRAILDFESGWSRHGPRKEEAIHAHLGLSPARYYQLLGRLIDTPEALEYDPMMVSRLRRIRDAREQARRARVAMSPRVAR
- a CDS encoding cold-shock protein, coding for MAQGTVKWFNAEKGFGFITVADGQDVFVHYSSIEMSGFRVLEEGQQVEFTLGTGAKGPQAEAVRPL
- a CDS encoding WXG100 family type VII secretion target, which encodes MAVFSVDSDAVLSATAAVRGTADRLAGETSAMLAQLTALQSSWTGTAALGFQSVIDRWRATQREVEASLADISAALGTAGQQYAQTEATTAGLFR
- a CDS encoding DUF2332 domain-containing protein, with product MTIPEDAAGAVRERYARFARDEAPGRSELYRAWAQGVATDGSVQQLLARIPPERRQPPLVFAVTRLLGAPETDYPSWASWLAQHADAVVTECGRRSVQTNEPLRCAALLPALALVPGPIALLEVGASAGLCLYPDRYSYRYRRPDGEVIALDPPDGPSAVTLESDLRGEAVPPLRLPEVVWRAGIDLAPLDPALPDTEAWLTGLVWPGETGRAERVRQALRIAASDPPLLVAGDGAALIAEVARQAPADATLVVTTPGVLAFVPWAGRRAMIDAARAAGRWITLDAPTLHDGWTQPVDPQTWPGGFALALDGEVLAAVDPLGSYVEWRAEDAARPR